In Candidatus Hadarchaeales archaeon, one DNA window encodes the following:
- a CDS encoding valine--tRNA ligase, with product MQQSKEYDPRRVEEKWQKWWEEKGIYRFDPQSKAPTYVIDTPPPYPSGEFHLGTALNWTYMDIVARYKRMRGFNVLFPQGWDCHGLPTEVQVEKKYGIRKGDLPPEKFRELCVKLTEENIEKMRKEMRSLGFSIDWTREYRTMDPSYFWRTQLSFVKLYKQGRIYRGEHPVNWCPRCETAIADAEVEYEEKEGKLNYLKFSLEEGGELIIATTRPEYLPACVAVAVHPDDGRYRQYVGKRVEVPACGRKVEVIQDPEVDPNFGTGIVMICTYGDKTDVKWVARHGLPVIRLLDERGRMTEEAGKYAGLSVEEARKAILEDLRKEGKLLREENLRQSVGVCWRCKTPVEILTKRQWFMRVLDLKEKVVEEAKKVRWVPEYMGQRLVDWANSMDWDWVISRQRIFATPIPVWYCKGCGEPLVAEEDQLPVNPLKDKPRGRCPKCGGEEFEGERDVLDTWMDSSITIAVHAGWPELDRRLFPADLQPNGTDIIRTWDYYLLVRHLALLGETPYRTVLINGMVFGEDGRKMSKSLGNFIETSSVYGKYGADALRQWSVLAASTGSDVPFSWKEVIHGYRFLQKLWNAVRFAGPHLRDVRGPEGLNLRTVDRWILSRLQKLVERVTSLLEDFQFNQALISLQSFVWHEFCDLYIEEIKHRLYSDRSEEVRYVLREVISKVCRLLAPFIPHLTEEIYQTYLRDEGYESVHLAPWPSPEKERVDEEAEKTAELLHSVLGLLRRFKSSRGIPLNRELEEVRIYASPPVLERLKEVEEDLVATAHLKRLYLSSEKPELEERVVSVEPDPSRLGPKLRSKIGRLVEYLREHGREVAKRLESGPVTVELDGERIELGPGDVRIRKEVFYRGEGVEVIGLQEPELLMVIKGRRDSSP from the coding sequence ATGCAGCAATCAAAAGAGTACGATCCTAGAAGGGTGGAGGAAAAGTGGCAGAAATGGTGGGAGGAGAAGGGGATCTACAGGTTCGATCCCCAGAGCAAAGCACCCACCTACGTGATAGATACCCCTCCCCCCTATCCAAGTGGAGAATTCCATTTGGGTACGGCTTTAAACTGGACCTACATGGATATCGTGGCCAGGTACAAACGCATGAGGGGCTTCAACGTGCTCTTTCCCCAAGGCTGGGATTGCCATGGTCTTCCCACGGAAGTTCAGGTGGAAAAGAAATATGGGATAAGAAAGGGTGATCTTCCACCAGAGAAGTTCAGGGAACTCTGTGTGAAGCTCACCGAGGAAAACATAGAGAAGATGAGAAAGGAGATGCGTTCTTTGGGCTTTTCCATAGACTGGACGAGGGAGTACAGGACGATGGATCCCTCCTATTTTTGGAGGACTCAGCTCTCCTTCGTGAAACTCTACAAACAGGGGAGGATCTATCGGGGTGAACATCCCGTCAACTGGTGCCCTAGATGCGAGACAGCCATAGCCGATGCAGAGGTGGAATATGAGGAAAAGGAGGGGAAGTTGAATTACCTGAAGTTTTCGCTGGAGGAGGGTGGAGAGCTGATCATAGCCACCACCCGCCCAGAATACTTGCCCGCTTGTGTGGCCGTTGCAGTCCATCCGGATGATGGGAGGTATAGACAATACGTGGGGAAGAGGGTGGAAGTTCCTGCTTGTGGGAGGAAGGTGGAGGTTATTCAGGACCCAGAGGTGGATCCAAACTTCGGTACCGGTATTGTGATGATCTGTACCTATGGGGATAAGACCGACGTGAAATGGGTGGCAAGACACGGCCTTCCAGTGATAAGGTTGTTGGATGAGAGGGGAAGGATGACGGAGGAGGCGGGAAAATATGCAGGGTTGAGCGTGGAGGAGGCGAGGAAGGCCATCTTGGAGGACCTCAGGAAGGAGGGAAAGCTGCTCAGGGAGGAAAACCTCCGGCAGAGCGTAGGGGTTTGTTGGAGGTGTAAGACACCCGTGGAGATCCTGACGAAAAGACAGTGGTTCATGAGGGTTCTGGATTTGAAGGAGAAGGTAGTGGAGGAGGCGAAGAAGGTTAGGTGGGTACCAGAGTACATGGGACAGCGTTTGGTGGATTGGGCCAATTCGATGGATTGGGATTGGGTGATTTCTAGGCAGAGGATCTTCGCCACCCCCATCCCCGTCTGGTACTGCAAGGGATGTGGTGAACCCTTGGTGGCGGAGGAGGATCAATTACCCGTGAACCCGCTCAAGGACAAACCTAGGGGGAGATGTCCGAAGTGTGGAGGTGAGGAATTCGAAGGGGAAAGGGATGTCTTGGATACTTGGATGGACAGCTCCATCACCATCGCCGTTCATGCGGGATGGCCAGAACTCGACCGCAGGCTCTTTCCCGCGGATCTTCAACCGAACGGAACGGACATCATAAGGACTTGGGATTATTACCTTTTGGTCAGACATCTCGCTCTACTCGGTGAAACCCCTTACCGAACGGTTCTCATCAACGGGATGGTCTTTGGGGAGGATGGCAGAAAGATGTCCAAGTCTTTGGGCAATTTCATCGAGACCTCCTCAGTCTACGGAAAATACGGAGCCGATGCCCTCAGACAGTGGAGCGTGCTGGCGGCCTCCACCGGGTCCGATGTTCCCTTTTCTTGGAAGGAAGTGATACACGGTTACAGGTTCTTACAAAAGCTTTGGAACGCCGTCAGGTTTGCGGGTCCTCACCTAAGGGATGTCAGGGGGCCGGAGGGGCTCAACCTGAGGACGGTGGACAGGTGGATCCTGAGTAGGCTTCAGAAACTGGTGGAGAGGGTTACCTCCTTGCTGGAGGACTTCCAGTTCAATCAGGCCCTCATCTCCCTCCAGTCCTTCGTCTGGCACGAATTCTGCGATCTCTACATAGAGGAAATCAAGCACCGACTTTACAGCGATCGTTCCGAAGAGGTGAGATATGTGTTGAGAGAAGTGATCTCCAAAGTATGCAGACTCCTCGCCCCCTTCATTCCCCATCTCACGGAAGAAATCTACCAGACCTACCTGAGGGACGAGGGTTACGAAAGCGTCCATCTCGCCCCATGGCCTTCCCCAGAAAAGGAGAGGGTGGACGAGGAGGCGGAGAAGACGGCAGAGCTCCTTCATTCCGTGCTGGGCCTTCTACGCCGGTTCAAATCCTCCCGCGGTATCCCCCTCAACAGGGAACTGGAAGAGGTGAGGATTTACGCCTCTCCCCCGGTGCTCGAGAGGCTCAAGGAGGTGGAAGAGGATTTGGTGGCCACGGCCCACTTGAAGAGACTCTACCTCTCCTCCGAGAAACCAGAGCTGGAGGAAAGAGTGGTGTCCGTGGAACCGGACCCCTCTAGGCTGGGACCCAAGCTCCGCTCCAAGATAGGAAGGCTCGTGGAATACCTCAGGGAACATGGTAGGGAGGTGGCTAAAAGGCTGGAAAGTGGCCCAGTCACGGTGGAACTCGATGGGGAAAGGATAGAACTCGGTCCCGGGGATGTGAGGATCAGGAAAGAGGTTTTTTACCGTGGAGAAGGTGTGGAGGTAATCGGGTTACAGGAGCCTGAGCTGTTGATGGTCATCAAGGGCAGGCGTGATTCGTCCCCCTAG
- a CDS encoding Lrp/AsnC family transcriptional regulator, producing MNRIDATDLKLIKLLNENAKKTLKELSREMGLSISAVKKRLEKLERLQVIKKYTVLVDCKKLGLGLTAFLRLEVNPKDLRSLTQRLSHYKEVCEVHRITGNHNLLVKIRAKDIPSLNKFLENLMNSSEMVKEMETLVAIESFKETPNPVL from the coding sequence ATGAACAGAATAGATGCCACGGACCTCAAGCTCATCAAACTCCTCAACGAGAACGCGAAAAAGACCCTGAAAGAATTGAGCAGAGAGATGGGCCTGAGCATTTCTGCCGTGAAGAAGAGACTGGAAAAACTCGAGAGGTTGCAGGTGATAAAGAAATACACCGTGTTGGTGGATTGTAAGAAACTGGGTCTCGGCCTGACCGCCTTTCTGAGATTGGAGGTGAATCCCAAGGACCTGAGGAGCCTCACCCAGCGTCTTTCCCATTACAAGGAAGTGTGTGAGGTACACAGGATCACTGGAAACCACAACCTCTTGGTGAAGATAAGGGCCAAGGACATTCCTTCCCTGAACAAATTCTTGGAAAATCTAATGAATTCTTCGGAAATGGTGAAGGAAATGGAGACCTTGGTAGCCATCGAAAGCTTCAAAGAGACTCCTAACCCTGTACTCTGA
- a CDS encoding metallophosphoesterase, producing the protein MGIRIAAAGDIHSPKYLDLFSEALKRMGKVDLFLLAGDLVYKNDHTQLPPLLEILRKFHRGEVLACFGNEEYLQDRQKYLALDLRWIESEAVVLEMGGTRIGVVGSQGSLSRPTYWQRTHLSGISKIYAERVKLLDRLLGELDTDIKVVLTHYAPTFVTLKGENQDSWPEMGNKKLEEVIEKRQPDLWIHAHAHKSSVLEVSLGRTLVVNVSLPARKEIYVTDLPRKSGLDTFLAVR; encoded by the coding sequence TTGGGGATTAGAATTGCTGCTGCCGGAGACATTCATTCCCCCAAATACCTCGACCTCTTCAGTGAGGCTCTAAAGAGGATGGGAAAGGTAGATCTCTTTTTGCTGGCAGGAGACCTCGTATACAAAAACGACCACACTCAGCTCCCTCCCCTCTTAGAAATCCTAAGGAAGTTCCATCGGGGGGAAGTCTTGGCCTGTTTTGGGAACGAGGAATACCTTCAAGACAGACAAAAATACTTGGCGCTGGATCTTCGCTGGATAGAGAGTGAAGCCGTGGTGCTGGAAATGGGGGGGACCAGAATAGGTGTAGTAGGCTCGCAGGGATCCCTCTCCCGTCCCACTTACTGGCAACGCACTCATCTTTCCGGAATCTCCAAGATTTACGCCGAGAGAGTGAAGTTGCTCGACAGGTTGTTGGGGGAGCTCGATACGGACATCAAGGTGGTCCTCACCCACTATGCCCCCACTTTTGTCACTCTGAAAGGAGAGAACCAAGACTCCTGGCCTGAGATGGGGAACAAAAAACTGGAGGAGGTAATAGAGAAAAGACAGCCCGACCTCTGGATCCATGCACATGCACACAAGTCCTCGGTGCTAGAAGTTTCTTTGGGCAGGACGCTTGTGGTCAACGTTTCCCTTCCCGCTAGGAAAGAAATTTACGTGACGGATCTCCCACGGAAGAGCGGACTTGATACCTTTCTGGCAGTTAGGTGA
- a CDS encoding DUF2116 family Zn-ribbon domain-containing protein — protein sequence MVEDHRHCLSCGKAVERDKLFCSSSCEELFKKQQERMRKARTFSLLLLFLLLFLLVALSLLPG from the coding sequence ATGGTGGAAGACCACAGACACTGCCTTTCCTGTGGAAAGGCGGTGGAAAGGGATAAACTTTTCTGTTCATCTTCCTGTGAAGAGCTCTTCAAGAAACAGCAGGAGAGAATGAGGAAGGCTAGAACTTTCTCCCTCTTGCTACTCTTCCTCCTCCTCTTCCTCCTTGTGGCTCTTTCCCTCCTCCCCGGATGA
- the tgtA gene encoding tRNA guanosine(15) transglycosylase TgtA yields the protein MPEETFSIIHKEGLGRLGRLWTRHGTVLTPTLLPVLDPFDLVLTPNEIRKEFGEPLMMTNAYFLKKKFGRGKKIQEMLGYEGPIATDSGGYQILRYGEIDADPDEIVKYQEEIGSDIAVILDVPTGARASKEQARETVKITVERARRTLKMRSDPEILWCAPVQGGKHLELVAECAKAVGSLDYQMHAVGSPVEFLEGYEYAELVDLVMTAKQNLPLDRPLHLFGAGHPSVLPLLVLMGCDTFDSASYILYAKDGRYLTRERTLNLEELSFLPCECPICSSQTPEDLREKPEEERVKELARHNLYVLFGEVRRIRQALVDGRLWEYTELRCRSHPRLLEGFRRFLDYVEFVERFDPLTKPSAFFYLGMESFKRPEVLRHERRMEEYEPPSLPELLLLPCFERKEVKRGEGVHLVRILPPFGVVPEELEELYPLGQVVAPRKLEKEEIERMCLSLSRYLEKHGRKYRRIVLLNDRKRWGDRLKEICLNSGLKVEIVET from the coding sequence ATGCCCGAAGAAACCTTCTCCATCATCCACAAGGAGGGACTCGGAAGACTGGGTAGGCTCTGGACGAGACACGGGACGGTTTTAACCCCTACCCTCCTTCCCGTGCTGGATCCCTTCGACTTGGTACTCACACCCAACGAGATAAGGAAGGAATTCGGGGAACCCCTGATGATGACCAATGCCTACTTCCTCAAGAAGAAGTTTGGGAGGGGTAAAAAGATCCAAGAGATGCTGGGATATGAGGGACCCATAGCCACGGATTCGGGGGGCTACCAAATCCTGAGGTATGGGGAGATAGATGCCGATCCGGACGAAATCGTGAAATATCAGGAGGAGATAGGCTCGGACATAGCCGTCATCTTAGATGTTCCCACCGGTGCCAGGGCTTCCAAGGAACAGGCGAGGGAAACCGTGAAGATAACGGTGGAAAGAGCCAGGAGGACCCTAAAGATGAGATCGGATCCTGAGATCCTCTGGTGCGCTCCCGTACAAGGGGGGAAACACCTAGAACTCGTGGCGGAGTGTGCCAAAGCAGTGGGTTCCTTGGACTACCAAATGCACGCCGTGGGGAGCCCCGTGGAATTCTTGGAAGGCTACGAATACGCGGAGTTAGTGGATCTGGTAATGACCGCAAAACAGAACCTTCCCCTCGACAGGCCCTTGCACCTTTTCGGGGCTGGGCATCCCTCCGTACTCCCCTTACTGGTTCTCATGGGGTGCGATACCTTTGATTCCGCCTCCTATATTCTCTATGCCAAGGATGGAAGATACCTGACGAGGGAAAGGACCCTCAACTTGGAGGAACTCTCCTTTTTGCCCTGCGAGTGTCCTATCTGTTCTTCCCAAACCCCGGAAGATCTCAGGGAAAAACCTGAAGAAGAAAGGGTGAAAGAACTGGCAAGACACAACCTCTACGTCCTCTTTGGGGAAGTTCGAAGGATCAGGCAAGCCCTGGTCGATGGAAGGTTGTGGGAATACACGGAGCTCAGGTGCAGGTCGCATCCAAGACTGCTCGAGGGATTCAGGAGATTCCTCGACTACGTGGAATTTGTGGAAAGATTCGATCCCCTCACCAAACCCTCCGCCTTTTTCTATTTGGGTATGGAGAGCTTCAAAAGACCGGAGGTTCTAAGGCATGAAAGAAGGATGGAAGAATACGAGCCGCCTTCCCTCCCAGAACTCCTCCTTCTTCCTTGCTTCGAGAGGAAGGAAGTGAAGAGGGGGGAAGGAGTGCACCTGGTGAGGATCCTTCCACCCTTCGGAGTGGTACCCGAGGAACTGGAAGAACTCTATCCGCTGGGACAGGTGGTGGCACCGAGGAAACTGGAAAAAGAAGAGATAGAAAGGATGTGTCTTTCCCTCTCGCGCTATCTCGAAAAACACGGGAGAAAATATCGGAGGATCGTCCTCCTCAACGACAGGAAAAGGTGGGGGGATCGCTTGAAGGAAATATGTCTCAACTCCGGACTGAAAGTGGAAATAGTGGAGACCTAA
- the pyrH gene encoding UMP kinase, whose product MLQRHVRITLNFGGSVLSPHWPDVENLKLAAKVVRELVERKHEVLVVVGGGEPARKYIQAGKELGGTEVLLHELGIEITRLNARLLAMALGDLSEPSPPTTFREASQLMLRGKVPVMGGTVPGHTTDAVAAMAAKATNSSLLLFVTDVDGVYTSDPKLDPTAKKLDRIGTKELLELVGTKVSPGMRTILDPVAVKLLQQLRIRTLVIGKKEIPRIPLIVEGGEHSGTEILTG is encoded by the coding sequence ATGCTGCAAAGGCATGTGAGAATCACCCTGAACTTCGGCGGTTCCGTGCTCTCTCCCCACTGGCCAGATGTGGAGAATTTGAAGCTTGCAGCGAAGGTGGTGAGGGAACTGGTGGAAAGAAAACATGAAGTACTGGTGGTGGTTGGAGGAGGGGAACCCGCCAGAAAATACATACAGGCTGGGAAGGAACTGGGTGGAACGGAAGTGCTCCTCCATGAACTCGGAATAGAAATCACGCGCCTCAATGCACGCCTGCTTGCCATGGCCCTGGGGGACCTCTCCGAACCTTCTCCTCCCACCACCTTCAGGGAAGCCTCCCAACTGATGCTGAGGGGAAAGGTTCCCGTAATGGGGGGGACAGTACCAGGACATACCACCGATGCCGTTGCCGCCATGGCCGCGAAAGCCACCAATTCTTCCTTGCTCCTCTTCGTGACGGATGTGGATGGAGTTTATACCTCCGATCCCAAGCTGGACCCCACTGCCAAAAAGCTCGATAGGATTGGTACAAAAGAACTCCTCGAACTGGTGGGGACAAAAGTATCACCTGGCATGAGAACTATTTTGGATCCCGTGGCCGTGAAGCTCCTCCAGCAGCTAAGGATAAGGACTTTGGTAATAGGAAAGAAAGAAATCCCTAGGATACCCCTCATAGTGGAGGGAGGAGAACACTCTGGAACGGAAATCTTAACGGGGTGA
- a CDS encoding type II/IV secretion system ATPase subunit: MVCGFRILRFGRKRVLRFECETCGESADPGLSSKCMEGLLRGLADCPEVEEVQFPGAYEKEYAGEELKGLKKLAFLLFDWELRAMMKTCVGCGRCEGERKNLLSSLSSRLSLSPLQAKEKLRGFLGEMEALSKGGSGKCRECRSFFLKEFLRPMWEELRKTCEEVFREGRLAGPKLRPSFMFSKLRMDPPLGSEPVEEYSLPGGKVKIYRYPPTSQFLYFLFPNECFLPPDFVRLLHELRENLFRDPPSLEGDREVLEEKIRRLSAKRIAEEMGRRGWRTGKEEIYRLSESLTRFTVGFGVLELLFSDEKVQDIYLDAPPGETPIHLYHQDFEECLTNVYPSEEEAELLVSRLRALSGRPFSEADPVLEAELGEVRITAIGPPLSPEGKAFSFRKHRSSPWTLPQFVKMGFLDSSTASLLSLLVDAQASLLLTGTRGSGKTSLLTSLLFELPPKLRILLLEDTAELPSAFLRALGFKVQTLRIRSPIGRTEVEPSAEEALRTALRLGESVLVVGEVRGPEARTLFEAMRVGAAGNCVMGTIHGANAREVFERVVHDLGVQPSSFMAVDAVVSTAPIRPLGGMKKRRKVVQVAEVVKGKEGEFRELVRYEVGRDRFVMKGWKASELLRSVARKWGMDLRTLLSYWRLKEKLLRTLVEASSRKGRPELLEARFLFRSNQRFRLLWEEEVEGGRPLPERVEKRWKEWLRKAVE; the protein is encoded by the coding sequence ACAGTTTCCCGGAGCCTACGAGAAGGAATATGCGGGGGAAGAACTGAAGGGTCTGAAAAAGCTAGCTTTTCTCCTTTTCGACTGGGAACTCAGAGCAATGATGAAAACTTGTGTGGGATGTGGAAGATGCGAGGGGGAGAGGAAGAACCTCCTCTCTTCTCTTTCCTCCCGTCTTTCCCTTTCTCCCCTTCAGGCCAAGGAGAAATTGAGGGGTTTTCTCGGGGAGATGGAGGCCCTATCCAAAGGGGGAAGTGGGAAATGCAGGGAATGCCGTTCCTTCTTCCTAAAGGAGTTCTTGCGCCCCATGTGGGAAGAACTGAGAAAAACTTGTGAGGAGGTCTTCAGGGAGGGAAGGCTTGCCGGGCCCAAACTCCGCCCTTCTTTCATGTTCTCCAAGCTGAGGATGGATCCTCCACTTGGCTCGGAGCCTGTAGAGGAATACAGCTTGCCAGGAGGAAAGGTGAAAATTTACAGATATCCTCCCACTTCTCAGTTCCTCTACTTCCTCTTTCCCAACGAGTGTTTTCTTCCTCCGGACTTCGTGAGGCTTCTCCACGAGCTCAGGGAAAACCTCTTCCGGGATCCTCCTTCTTTAGAGGGTGACAGGGAAGTTCTGGAGGAAAAGATCAGGAGACTGTCGGCGAAGAGGATAGCGGAGGAGATGGGGAGGAGGGGTTGGAGGACTGGAAAGGAAGAGATATACCGTCTTTCGGAGTCCCTGACCAGGTTTACCGTGGGTTTTGGAGTGCTGGAACTCCTTTTCTCGGACGAGAAGGTCCAAGATATCTATCTGGATGCCCCACCCGGAGAGACCCCCATTCACCTTTACCATCAGGATTTCGAGGAGTGTCTCACGAACGTTTATCCTTCGGAGGAGGAAGCGGAGCTTTTGGTTTCAAGGTTGAGGGCCCTAAGCGGCAGACCCTTTTCCGAGGCTGATCCCGTACTGGAGGCAGAGCTTGGGGAAGTGAGGATTACGGCTATAGGACCTCCCCTCAGCCCGGAAGGAAAGGCCTTTTCCTTCAGGAAACACCGCTCCTCTCCCTGGACCCTCCCCCAGTTTGTGAAAATGGGTTTTCTCGATTCTTCCACGGCTTCTCTCCTTAGCCTCTTAGTGGATGCACAGGCTTCCCTTCTCCTGACGGGTACGAGGGGCTCGGGCAAGACTTCCCTCCTCACGAGTCTCCTCTTCGAACTTCCTCCCAAGTTGAGGATTCTCCTGCTCGAGGACACGGCCGAGCTTCCCTCTGCCTTTCTTCGCGCGTTGGGATTCAAGGTACAGACTCTTCGCATACGTTCACCGATAGGTAGAACAGAAGTTGAACCCTCTGCGGAGGAGGCCCTGCGGACCGCCCTTAGGCTCGGAGAATCCGTGTTGGTGGTGGGAGAAGTAAGGGGCCCCGAGGCCAGAACCCTCTTCGAAGCGATGAGGGTGGGGGCGGCGGGGAACTGCGTGATGGGAACCATCCACGGGGCCAATGCGCGGGAAGTCTTCGAGAGGGTGGTTCATGACTTGGGAGTGCAGCCCTCTTCTTTCATGGCCGTGGATGCCGTGGTGTCAACTGCTCCCATCAGGCCCCTCGGAGGGATGAAGAAGAGGAGGAAGGTAGTGCAGGTGGCGGAGGTGGTGAAGGGGAAGGAGGGAGAGTTCAGGGAACTGGTGAGGTATGAGGTGGGGAGGGATAGATTCGTAATGAAGGGATGGAAGGCCTCAGAGCTCCTTCGTTCCGTGGCGAGGAAGTGGGGAATGGATCTCCGTACTCTCCTGTCCTATTGGAGGTTGAAGGAGAAGCTTCTCAGAACGCTCGTGGAGGCGAGTTCGAGGAAGGGGAGACCGGAGCTTCTGGAGGCTAGGTTCCTCTTCCGCTCCAATCAGAGGTTTAGGCTGCTTTGGGAGGAAGAAGTGGAGGGGGGAAGGCCCCTTCCCGAGAGAGTGGAAAAGAGGTGGAAGGAATGGTTGAGAAAAGCAGTCGAGTGA
- a CDS encoding zinc ribbon domain-containing protein yields the protein MKDWTYPKHYVDSAIKQAYRAETSSISQRLFSPGNTSRRCSRCGMINAPKGAKYECRGCGLRIDRQLNAAINLYLQMEGAFSGQEALQRADEGLERSP from the coding sequence ATGAAGGATTGGACCTACCCAAAGCACTACGTCGACTCGGCTATTAAGCAGGCATACAGGGCAGAGACTTCATCCATAAGCCAACGACTTTTCTCTCCGGGGAATACGAGCAGAAGGTGCTCCAGATGTGGGATGATCAATGCTCCGAAGGGAGCGAAATACGAATGCAGGGGATGCGGGTTAAGGATCGATAGGCAGCTCAACGCTGCCATAAACCTGTACCTTCAGATGGAGGGAGCTTTCTCCGGGCAGGAAGCTCTTCAACGGGCTGATGAAGGCCTGGAGCGTTCACCCTGA
- a CDS encoding Lrp/AsnC ligand binding domain-containing protein: MSADSSPAGRSYVLVEVEPGKEEYVIPQLRKMPNVTMVDFVHGDYDVVCVLEGPVRDVDRTVIEIRRIPYIRRTVTLTAFRARLK; encoded by the coding sequence ATGAGCGCCGATTCCTCTCCAGCAGGAAGATCCTACGTGCTGGTGGAAGTGGAACCCGGAAAGGAGGAATATGTGATACCGCAACTACGCAAAATGCCCAACGTAACCATGGTGGACTTCGTACATGGTGATTACGATGTGGTCTGCGTGCTGGAGGGTCCCGTGAGGGATGTGGACAGAACCGTCATCGAAATAAGAAGGATTCCCTATATTCGTAGGACCGTGACCCTCACGGCTTTTAGAGCCAGGCTAAAGTGA
- the prf1 gene encoding peptide chain release factor aRF-1, giving the protein MSEKSLYQFKRLLEELEGKSGRGTELISVYIPPGYDLSKVMAQLREEQGTAENIKSKTTRKNVLGALERVIQFLRTYMETNRATPPNGMVIFAGNVAGREDNPDIQLYWIEPPEPVPIRLYRCDQRFVLEPLKQMLEPKELVGLITLDGKEATIALLKGKHLEVLDHLYSGVWGKHSRGGQSARRFERIREYAMHEYMKRVAEAATQAFGKFPELKCIIIGGPGPTKEEFLKAELLPPDLAKKVVAVLDTGYTDEYGAKELLDRAEEVLKELEIAKEKSLMKKFMMGLVSPDVPITYGEEEVRKQLEAGAVEVLLLSEKLRKVRVKVRCGACGKTFQETTNNLDFYQKQLQGRNCPFCGELRLSVQEAQDVVRELMEIAEKFGSRVEFISTETDEGKQLHESFGGIGALLRFRVQG; this is encoded by the coding sequence ATGTCCGAGAAATCCCTCTACCAGTTCAAGCGTTTGCTGGAGGAGTTGGAGGGGAAGTCCGGGAGAGGGACGGAACTCATTTCCGTTTACATCCCTCCGGGCTATGACTTGAGCAAGGTAATGGCCCAGCTGAGGGAGGAACAGGGAACGGCAGAGAACATCAAGTCCAAAACCACGAGAAAAAACGTGCTCGGGGCATTGGAAAGGGTAATACAGTTTCTCCGCACCTACATGGAAACCAACAGGGCTACCCCACCGAACGGTATGGTGATTTTCGCCGGAAACGTGGCGGGAAGGGAGGACAATCCCGACATCCAGCTCTACTGGATAGAGCCTCCGGAACCCGTCCCGATCCGCCTTTACCGCTGTGATCAGCGTTTTGTGCTCGAGCCCCTCAAACAGATGCTGGAGCCGAAGGAGCTGGTGGGACTCATCACGCTTGACGGAAAAGAGGCTACCATAGCCCTGCTCAAGGGAAAACATTTGGAAGTGTTGGACCACCTCTACTCTGGGGTTTGGGGGAAGCACTCGAGGGGTGGACAGTCGGCTAGGAGGTTTGAAAGGATAAGGGAGTATGCCATGCACGAGTACATGAAAAGGGTGGCCGAAGCTGCCACTCAGGCCTTTGGGAAATTCCCTGAGTTAAAGTGCATCATCATAGGGGGACCTGGACCCACCAAGGAAGAATTCCTGAAGGCCGAGCTTCTTCCCCCGGATTTGGCCAAAAAGGTGGTGGCTGTTTTGGACACCGGTTACACGGATGAATATGGTGCGAAGGAGCTGTTGGATAGGGCGGAGGAGGTGCTGAAGGAGCTTGAGATCGCTAAAGAAAAATCCTTGATGAAGAAGTTCATGATGGGATTGGTCTCTCCAGATGTGCCCATCACTTATGGGGAGGAAGAGGTGAGGAAGCAGCTGGAAGCGGGAGCGGTGGAGGTCCTGCTCCTCTCGGAGAAACTCAGGAAGGTGAGGGTTAAAGTGAGATGTGGGGCCTGCGGAAAAACTTTTCAAGAAACCACGAACAATCTGGATTTCTATCAGAAGCAGCTGCAGGGAAGGAACTGTCCTTTCTGTGGGGAGCTCAGGCTTTCCGTTCAAGAAGCCCAAGACGTGGTGCGGGAACTCATGGAAATCGCGGAGAAATTCGGTTCGCGGGTGGAGTTCATCTCCACCGAAACGGATGAGGGAAAGCAGCTCCACGAGAGCTTCGGTGGGATAGGAGCCCTCCTGAGATTCAGAGTACAGGGTTAG